The following proteins are co-located in the Bacteroidetes Order II. bacterium genome:
- the trpD gene encoding anthranilate phosphoribosyltransferase, with the protein MRPFLTAISEGQALSRHEAEDAMHLLMRGETTEIETAAFLLGLRSRGETIEELTGFTHVMREYAIPVQVNDPNTIDVCGTGGDRSGTFNVSTTVAFVCAGAGVTVAKHGNRSVSSQSGSADVLEALGVKSELGKEAVEVCLDEVGIAFIFAPLFHPALRHVMPVRRALGVRTFFNILGPLCNPARVKRQLVGAFSKEVAHTMTEILARLGSENVIAVHAHDGLDEFSTSTATDVFGYTTKQNLWHKTVIPEQFGLRRVDPVQLKGGNATENARILKAILSGEKGPHREIVLLNAAYALFVSGQVGDLEQAFVAAKTSIDSGAAQAKLSALIRASHLVNPD; encoded by the coding sequence ATGAGACCATTTCTCACGGCCATTTCCGAGGGCCAAGCCCTAAGCCGACACGAGGCCGAGGATGCCATGCACTTGTTGATGCGGGGCGAAACCACCGAAATCGAAACAGCCGCCTTTTTATTGGGGCTCCGAAGCCGGGGCGAAACCATCGAGGAATTGACAGGCTTTACCCATGTGATGCGTGAATATGCGATACCCGTACAGGTAAACGATCCGAATACGATAGACGTTTGCGGTACGGGCGGCGACCGAAGTGGCACGTTTAATGTCTCGACCACGGTTGCATTTGTTTGCGCAGGGGCTGGTGTGACCGTAGCCAAACACGGCAATCGGTCGGTTTCCTCCCAGTCTGGTTCGGCAGATGTATTGGAGGCATTAGGCGTGAAGTCCGAGTTGGGCAAAGAAGCCGTGGAGGTTTGTTTAGACGAAGTGGGAATTGCGTTCATCTTTGCCCCGTTGTTCCATCCCGCTCTAAGGCACGTCATGCCTGTGCGGAGGGCACTGGGCGTTCGGACATTTTTCAATATTTTAGGTCCGCTTTGTAATCCAGCACGGGTAAAGCGGCAATTGGTGGGGGCATTCAGCAAAGAAGTAGCCCATACCATGACCGAAATTTTGGCGAGATTGGGAAGTGAAAACGTTATAGCCGTTCATGCACACGATGGCTTAGACGAATTTTCGACTTCTACGGCAACAGATGTTTTTGGGTACACGACCAAGCAAAACCTATGGCACAAAACCGTTATCCCAGAGCAGTTTGGCCTTCGACGGGTAGATCCTGTACAACTCAAAGGCGGCAATGCAACCGAAAATGCCCGGATTCTGAAAGCGATCTTATCTGGCGAAAAAGGACCACATCGCGAAATTGTACTATTGAATGCGGCATATGCTCTCTTCGTCTCTGGACAAGTGGGCGATCTGGAACAGGCCTTTGTCGCGGCCAAAACCAGCATAGACAGTGGGGCTGCACAAGCGAAGTTGAGCGCCCTCATCCGTGCCTCCCACCTCGTTAACCCTGACTGA
- a CDS encoding aminodeoxychorismate/anthranilate synthase component II, translating into MILFIDNYDSFTYNLVHLVGAITPDVEVIRNDEWTLAEIRAFRPAGILLSPGPGRPEEAGVMPELIHSLGAEIPMLGICLGHQAIGQAYGGTVTYAKTLMHGKTSPVFHQNAGVFQDVPNPLTATRYHSLAVDRGSLPNALEVTAWVEDGTIMGLRHKMHPVEGVQFHPESILTLQSGGGKIIKNWVERILRTV; encoded by the coding sequence ATGATTTTGTTTATTGACAACTACGATAGTTTTACCTATAACTTGGTGCATCTAGTAGGCGCCATTACTCCAGACGTAGAAGTAATCCGAAACGATGAATGGACATTGGCAGAGATTCGGGCCTTTCGACCTGCGGGAATACTGCTCTCGCCCGGACCAGGACGCCCGGAAGAGGCGGGGGTTATGCCAGAATTGATCCACTCTTTGGGTGCAGAAATTCCGATGTTGGGTATTTGTTTGGGCCACCAGGCAATTGGGCAGGCGTATGGCGGAACGGTGACATACGCGAAAACTCTCATGCACGGCAAAACAAGTCCGGTTTTTCACCAAAATGCGGGCGTTTTCCAGGACGTTCCAAATCCACTTACAGCCACCCGTTATCACTCGTTGGCGGTAGATAGAGGATCATTACCGAACGCTTTGGAAGTAACCGCATGGGTGGAAGACGGCACCATTATGGGCCTGCGTCACAAAATGCACCCGGTAGAAGGCGTTCAGTTTCATCCTGAAAGCATCCTCACGCTGCAATCGGGCGGCGGTAAAATTATTAAAAATTGGGTAGAACGCATACTGAGAACCGTATGA
- a CDS encoding YdeI/OmpD-associated family protein, with product MYSNPQVDLYFEEGCGRCPLAATPECKVHKWPHELALLRTIVRHCGLAETRKWGVPCYTHEGKNIVLISALKECCVLSFFKGALLRDEAGLLQKPGDQSQAARIIRFTHTQQILAQENILKAYLYEAIGVEKANLSVPLKSIEAYDLPEELINRFQAFPDLEVAFRALTPGRQRGYLIHFSAPKQTKTREARIDKYIHKILEGKGIMD from the coding sequence ATGTACAGCAACCCCCAAGTTGACCTCTACTTTGAAGAAGGGTGCGGCCGATGCCCTCTGGCGGCTACGCCCGAATGCAAAGTCCATAAGTGGCCGCACGAGTTGGCCCTATTACGTACCATCGTGCGCCATTGTGGTTTAGCCGAAACGCGTAAGTGGGGCGTCCCTTGTTATACCCATGAAGGGAAAAACATTGTCCTCATCAGTGCCCTCAAAGAGTGCTGCGTGTTGAGTTTTTTTAAAGGGGCGCTCTTGCGCGACGAAGCCGGGCTTTTACAAAAGCCTGGCGATCAATCACAGGCAGCCCGCATTATCCGGTTCACGCATACACAACAAATTTTGGCACAAGAGAACATACTAAAAGCCTATCTTTATGAGGCCATCGGGGTAGAAAAAGCAAATCTAAGTGTACCATTAAAATCCATTGAGGCATATGACCTCCCGGAAGAATTAATCAACCGATTTCAGGCATTTCCGGACTTGGAGGTAGCTTTCCGTGCCCTAACGCCAGGGCGACAACGGGGCTATCTCATTCATTTTTCGGCTCCCAAACAAACCAAAACCCGCGAAGCAAGAATTGATAAATACATTCATAAAATTCTCGAAGGTAAGGGGATAATGGACTAA